A portion of the Haemophilus influenzae genome contains these proteins:
- the nrdA gene encoding class 1a ribonucleoside-diphosphate reductase subunit alpha: MNKSLMVTKRDGTQEQINLDKIHRVITWAAEGLDNVSVSQVELRSHIQFYEGIRTSDIHETIIKAAADLISKDSPDYQYLAARLAIFHLRKKAYGHFDPPRLYDHVKKLVRMEKYDQALLDDYTREEWDTMDGFIDHWRDMTFSYAAVKQLEGKYLVQNRVTGEIYESAQFLYLLVSASLFSKYPKETRLDYVKRFYDATSTFKISLPTPIMAGVRTPTRQFSSCVLIECDDSLDSINATASAIVKYVSQRAGIGINAGAIRALGSEIRGGEAFHTGCIPFYKYFQTAVKSCSQGGVRGGAATLYYPIWHLEAENLLVLKNNRGVEDNRVRHMDYGVQLNKLMYQRLIKGGEITLFSPSDVPGLYEAFFADQDKFEELYVKYEQDPTIRKRTVKAVEIFSLLMQERASTGRIYIQNVDHCNTHSPFDPQVAPVRQSNLCLEIALPTKPLQHINDENGEIALCTLSAFNLGKIENLDELEELADLAVRSLDALLDYQDYPVVAAKRSSLARRSLGIGVINYAYYLAKNGVRYSDGSANDLTHRTFEAIQYYLLKASMNLAKEQGACEYFNETTYAKGILPIDTSKKDLDALTQEPLHYDWESLRKDIQEFGLRNSTLTALMPSETSSQISNATNGIEPPRGHVSIKASKDGILKQVVPEYENLMDNYELLWDIPSNDGYLHLVGIMQKFVDQAISANTNYDPKRFEDGKVPMKVLLKDLLTAYKYGLKTLYYQNTRDGAEDVQEDLDDGCAGGACKI, from the coding sequence ATGAATAAAAGTTTAATGGTTACAAAGCGTGACGGTACGCAAGAACAAATCAATCTTGATAAAATCCATCGTGTGATTACGTGGGCTGCTGAAGGACTAGACAATGTTTCTGTTTCTCAAGTAGAACTTCGTTCACATATTCAATTTTATGAAGGCATTCGCACTTCAGACATCCACGAAACCATTATTAAAGCAGCCGCAGATTTAATCAGCAAAGATTCGCCAGATTATCAATATTTAGCTGCTCGTTTAGCGATTTTCCATTTACGTAAAAAAGCCTATGGTCATTTCGATCCCCCTCGTTTATACGATCACGTCAAAAAACTAGTACGTATGGAAAAATATGATCAAGCGTTATTAGATGATTATACTCGTGAAGAATGGGACACAATGGACGGCTTCATCGATCATTGGCGTGATATGACGTTTTCTTATGCTGCAGTGAAGCAATTGGAGGGTAAATATTTAGTACAAAACCGTGTGACGGGAGAAATCTACGAGTCTGCACAATTCTTATATTTGCTGGTTTCCGCAAGTCTATTCTCTAAATATCCAAAAGAAACACGTTTGGATTATGTAAAACGTTTCTACGATGCCACATCGACTTTCAAAATTTCCTTACCTACACCAATTATGGCGGGCGTGCGTACACCAACTCGTCAGTTCAGCTCTTGCGTATTAATTGAATGTGATGACAGTTTAGATTCAATCAATGCAACAGCATCAGCTATTGTAAAATATGTTTCACAACGTGCAGGGATTGGTATTAATGCAGGGGCTATTCGTGCATTAGGTAGCGAAATTCGTGGTGGAGAAGCATTCCATACAGGTTGTATTCCATTCTATAAATATTTCCAAACTGCAGTTAAATCTTGCTCACAAGGTGGCGTTCGTGGCGGTGCAGCAACACTTTATTACCCAATTTGGCACTTAGAAGCAGAAAACTTGCTCGTATTAAAAAATAACCGTGGTGTAGAAGACAACCGTGTTCGTCATATGGATTATGGCGTCCAGTTAAACAAATTAATGTATCAACGTTTAATTAAAGGTGGCGAGATTACTTTATTTAGTCCATCAGATGTACCTGGACTTTATGAAGCATTCTTTGCGGATCAAGATAAATTTGAAGAACTTTACGTAAAATACGAACAAGATCCAACTATCCGTAAGCGTACTGTTAAAGCAGTTGAAATCTTTTCTTTATTAATGCAAGAACGGGCATCAACGGGTCGAATTTACATTCAAAACGTGGATCACTGTAATACCCACTCTCCGTTTGATCCACAAGTTGCACCAGTTCGTCAATCTAACTTATGCTTAGAAATTGCATTACCAACTAAACCGCTTCAGCACATTAACGATGAAAATGGGGAAATTGCACTTTGTACACTTTCCGCTTTTAACTTAGGTAAAATTGAAAACTTAGATGAATTAGAAGAACTTGCGGATCTTGCAGTGCGTTCACTTGATGCCTTATTAGACTATCAAGATTACCCTGTTGTGGCAGCAAAACGTAGCTCACTTGCACGCCGTTCACTCGGTATTGGGGTCATTAACTATGCGTATTACCTTGCGAAAAATGGTGTTCGCTATTCTGATGGTTCAGCCAACGATTTAACACACCGCACTTTTGAAGCCATTCAATATTATTTGTTGAAAGCCTCTATGAACTTAGCAAAAGAGCAAGGTGCGTGTGAATACTTCAATGAAACCACTTATGCAAAAGGCATTTTACCGATTGATACCTCTAAGAAAGATTTAGATGCCTTAACACAAGAGCCTCTACATTATGATTGGGAAAGTTTACGTAAAGATATTCAAGAATTTGGTTTACGTAACTCAACATTAACTGCCTTAATGCCATCAGAAACATCATCGCAGATTTCCAATGCGACTAATGGTATTGAGCCACCGCGTGGACACGTAAGTATTAAAGCATCAAAAGATGGTATCTTAAAACAAGTTGTACCTGAATATGAAAATTTAATGGATAACTATGAATTACTTTGGGATATTCCAAGTAATGACGGCTACTTACACTTAGTCGGTATTATGCAAAAATTCGTGGATCAAGCGATCTCTGCAAACACAAACTACGATCCAAAACGTTTTGAAGACGGCAAAGTACCAATGAAAGTGTTGTTAAAAGATTTATTAACCGCTTACAAATACGGTTTAAAAACCCTTTACTATCAAAATACCCGCGACGGTGCCGAAGATGTTCAAGAAGATCTTGATGACGGCTGTGCTGGTGGGGCTTGCAAAATTTAA
- the dolP gene encoding division/outer membrane stress-associated lipid-binding lipoprotein, with product MTLSPLKKLAILLGATIFLQGCVAAVIGGGAVAAKVATDPRTTGTQIDDETLEFKVENAVEKDAQIKAEGRVNAVSYNGRVLLIGQVPNSDVKDTATALAKGVKGVNEVYNELTVSPKISFAQISKDSWLTTQVKSKMFVDGRVKATDVKVISENGEVFLLGNVTQSQANAAADIASKISGVKKVIKVFKYLD from the coding sequence ATGACATTATCCCCGTTAAAAAAACTCGCTATCCTGCTTGGGGCGACTATTTTTCTACAAGGCTGTGTTGCAGCTGTGATTGGAGGTGGCGCTGTAGCAGCTAAAGTAGCTACCGATCCCCGAACTACAGGGACACAAATTGATGATGAAACCCTCGAATTTAAAGTAGAAAATGCTGTAGAAAAAGATGCCCAAATTAAGGCTGAAGGCCGTGTAAATGCAGTGTCTTACAATGGCCGAGTACTTTTAATAGGTCAAGTTCCTAATAGTGATGTAAAAGACACTGCCACAGCTCTTGCAAAGGGTGTTAAAGGTGTAAATGAAGTTTATAATGAACTAACTGTTAGCCCAAAAATCTCTTTTGCACAAATCAGTAAAGATAGTTGGCTCACAACGCAAGTCAAATCTAAGATGTTCGTTGATGGTCGAGTTAAAGCCACAGATGTCAAAGTGATTAGCGAAAATGGAGAAGTATTTTTACTGGGTAACGTCACACAATCTCAAGCCAATGCGGCAGCCGACATTGCCAGCAAAATCAGCGGTGTGAAAAAAGTAATTAAAGTATTCAAATACCTAGACTAA
- a CDS encoding D-sedoheptulose-7-phosphate isomerase: MLQKVKDIYSESIQIQIAASSMLSQNITNATQMVMQCLLGGNKVIACGVSRSYANAQFLVSNLLNRYDLVRPSFPSVLLSLESAVGSSLVFEQSPEELYCHQFNAIAKSGDLLIAFAPLGTEKIVLNIISHAVSKEVNVIVLTGSNNDAIQGILADKDLEISIPATKESRILENHLFVINALCELVDQTLFPSA; the protein is encoded by the coding sequence ATGTTACAAAAAGTAAAAGATATTTATAGCGAAAGTATTCAAATTCAAATTGCAGCATCTAGCATGCTTTCTCAAAATATTACCAATGCCACACAAATGGTAATGCAATGTTTATTAGGCGGTAATAAGGTTATCGCCTGTGGCGTGTCGCGTTCTTATGCTAATGCACAGTTTCTCGTCTCAAACTTACTTAATCGATATGATTTAGTTAGACCGAGCTTCCCGTCTGTGTTATTGAGCTTAGAAAGTGCGGTGGGTTCTTCACTTGTTTTTGAACAATCGCCTGAAGAATTGTATTGTCATCAATTTAATGCCATTGCAAAATCGGGCGACTTACTTATTGCTTTTGCACCTTTGGGGACAGAAAAAATCGTACTAAATATTATTTCTCATGCTGTCAGCAAAGAAGTTAATGTTATTGTGCTAACTGGCTCTAACAACGATGCCATTCAAGGAATTTTAGCAGATAAGGATCTAGAAATATCAATCCCAGCCACCAAAGAAAGTCGAATCTTAGAGAACCATCTTTTTGTGATTAATGCACTTTGTGAATTGGTTGATCAGACTTTATTCCCAAGTGCTTGA
- a CDS encoding YraN family protein produces the protein MFSLKRQQGASFEHQARLFLESKGLTFIAANQNFKCGELDLIMNDKETIVFVEVRQRSHSAYGSAIESVDWRKQQKWLDAANLWLAKQNMSLEDANCRFDLIAFGKTPQDIQWIPNFLD, from the coding sequence ATGTTTTCTTTAAAACGTCAGCAAGGGGCGAGCTTTGAGCATCAAGCTCGCCTTTTTTTAGAATCAAAAGGCTTAACATTTATTGCGGCTAATCAAAATTTCAAATGTGGTGAACTTGATCTAATAATGAATGACAAAGAAACTATCGTCTTTGTTGAAGTTCGCCAACGAAGTCATTCCGCCTATGGTTCTGCTATAGAAAGCGTAGATTGGCGAAAACAACAAAAATGGTTAGATGCCGCAAATTTATGGCTTGCAAAACAAAATATGAGCTTAGAAGATGCTAATTGCCGCTTTGATTTAATCGCTTTTGGCAAAACACCTCAAGATATTCAATGGATTCCTAATTTTCTCGATTAA
- a CDS encoding penicillin-binding protein activator, which translates to MSILLQGERFKKRLMPILLSMALAGCSNLLGSNFTQTLQKDANASSEFYINKLGQTQELEDQQTYKLLAARVLIRENKVEQSAALLRELGELNDAQKLDRALIEARISAAKNANEVAQNQLRALDLNKLSPSQKSRYYETLAIVAENRKDMIEAVKARIEMDKNLTDVQRRQDNIDKTWALLRSANTGVINNASDEGNAALGGWLTLIKAYNDYIRQPVQLSQALQSWKNAYPNHAAAILFPKELLTLLNFQQTTISQIGLLLPLSGDGQILGTTIQSGFNDAKGNSTIPVQVFDTSMNSVQDIIAQAKQAGIKTLVGPLLKQNLDVILADPAQIQGMDVLALNATPNSRAIPQLCYYGLSPEDEAESAANKMWNDGVRNPLVAMPQNDLGQRVGNAFNVRWQQLAGTDANIRYYNLPADVTYFVQENNSNTTALYAVASPTELAEMKGYLTNIVPNLAIYASSRASASATNTNTDFIAQMNGVQFSDIPFFKDTNSPQYQKLAKSTGGEYQLMRLYAMGADAWLLINQFNELRQVPGYRLSGLTGILSADTNCNVERDMTWYQYQDGAIVPVAN; encoded by the coding sequence ATGTCTATTCTATTACAAGGCGAACGTTTTAAAAAACGTTTAATGCCAATTTTATTGTCAATGGCTTTAGCTGGCTGTTCAAATCTACTTGGTAGCAATTTCACGCAAACCTTACAAAAAGATGCAAATGCAAGTTCTGAATTTTATATAAACAAATTAGGGCAAACGCAAGAACTTGAAGATCAACAAACCTATAAATTGCTCGCGGCTCGAGTGTTAATCCGTGAAAATAAGGTTGAACAATCGGCAGCGTTATTGAGGGAATTAGGCGAATTAAATGATGCGCAAAAATTAGATCGTGCATTAATTGAAGCGAGAATTTCTGCCGCAAAAAATGCCAATGAAGTCGCACAAAATCAATTACGTGCATTGGATTTAAATAAACTAAGCCCGTCACAAAAATCTCGTTATTACGAAACCTTAGCTATTGTTGCCGAAAACCGTAAAGACATGATTGAAGCGGTAAAAGCGCGGATAGAAATGGATAAGAATTTAACAGATGTACAACGTCGTCAAGATAATATTGATAAAACTTGGGCTTTATTGCGTTCAGCGAATACTGGCGTTATTAATAATGCCTCTGATGAAGGTAATGCAGCTTTAGGCGGTTGGCTAACATTAATCAAAGCCTACAACGATTATATTCGTCAGCCTGTACAATTAAGCCAAGCCTTACAAAGTTGGAAAAATGCTTATCCAAATCATGCAGCCGCAATATTGTTCCCAAAAGAATTGCTTACATTGCTTAATTTCCAACAAACCACTATTTCACAAATTGGTTTACTCTTGCCATTAAGTGGAGATGGACAAATTCTTGGTACAACCATTCAATCGGGTTTTAACGACGCGAAAGGTAACTCAACTATTCCAGTGCAAGTGTTTGATACCTCAATGAATTCTGTCCAAGATATCATTGCGCAAGCAAAACAAGCGGGGATTAAAACCTTAGTCGGCCCATTACTAAAACAAAATCTTGATGTGATTTTAGCAGATCCTGCTCAAATTCAAGGTATGGATGTGCTTGCATTAAATGCCACACCAAATTCTCGTGCGATTCCTCAACTTTGTTATTACGGACTTTCTCCAGAAGATGAAGCTGAATCTGCCGCCAATAAAATGTGGAACGATGGCGTGCGTAATCCACTTGTCGCAATGCCGCAAAATGATTTAGGACAACGCGTAGGCAATGCCTTTAATGTGCGTTGGCAGCAATTAGCAGGTACTGATGCGAATATCCGTTACTACAATTTGCCTGCGGATGTGACCTATTTCGTTCAAGAAAATAACTCAAATACAACCGCACTTTATGCCGTAGCAAGTCCAACTGAACTGGCAGAAATGAAAGGTTATTTAACAAATATCGTACCTAATTTAGCGATTTATGCCAGTTCTCGAGCAAGCGCAAGTGCGACAAACACTAATACCGACTTCATCGCACAGATGAACGGTGTACAGTTTAGTGATATTCCATTTTTTAAAGATACCAATTCTCCACAATATCAGAAGTTAGCAAAATCCACGGGGGGCGAATATCAATTGATGCGTTTATATGCAATGGGTGCGGATGCGTGGTTACTCATTAATCAATTTAATGAATTACGCCAAGTGCCAGGCTATCGCTTGAGTGGCTTAACAGGGATTTTAAGTGCTGATACCAACTGTAATGTTGAACGCGATATGACTTGGTATCAATATCAAGATGGTGCAATTGTACCAGTTGCAAACTAA
- the rsmI gene encoding 16S rRNA (cytidine(1402)-2'-O)-methyltransferase, translating into MTDLTGILYIVATPIGNLQDITQRALETFAQVDLISAEDTRHSGLLLSHYGIKKPFFALHDHNEQEKAHILVEKLKQGSNIALISDAGTPLISDPGFHLVRQCREAGIRVVPLPGACAAITALCASGIASDRFCFEGFLPAKSKARKDKLENIAEEDRTLIFYESTHRILDTLEDMQAVLGEERYIVLAREMTKTWETITGNTIKNLREWLLEDPNRTKGEMVLIVESKPKSDNNDEISPQAVKALELIAEELPLKKAAAIVAELYGYKKNALYQFGLAHLEK; encoded by the coding sequence ATGACTGATTTAACCGGAATTTTATACATTGTTGCCACACCGATTGGCAATTTACAGGATATTACCCAGCGTGCTTTAGAGACTTTTGCTCAAGTGGATTTAATTTCAGCAGAAGATACTCGCCATAGTGGACTTTTATTGAGCCATTACGGCATTAAGAAGCCATTTTTTGCTTTGCATGATCATAACGAACAAGAAAAAGCCCATATTTTGGTGGAAAAGCTCAAGCAAGGTAGCAATATTGCTTTGATTTCTGATGCGGGGACGCCATTAATCAGTGACCCTGGTTTTCATTTAGTACGCCAATGCCGTGAAGCTGGCATTCGAGTTGTGCCTTTGCCAGGAGCTTGTGCGGCAATTACCGCTCTTTGTGCATCGGGGATTGCTTCTGATAGATTTTGTTTTGAAGGCTTTTTACCTGCGAAAAGTAAAGCGCGCAAAGATAAATTAGAAAATATTGCAGAAGAAGACCGCACTTTGATTTTTTATGAATCCACTCACCGTATTTTAGATACACTAGAAGATATGCAAGCGGTGCTAGGGGAAGAACGCTATATTGTGTTAGCCCGTGAAATGACTAAAACTTGGGAAACGATTACGGGGAATACGATTAAAAATTTACGCGAATGGCTTTTAGAAGATCCCAATCGTACAAAAGGCGAGATGGTTTTGATTGTGGAAAGCAAACCAAAGTCTGACAATAACGATGAAATTTCGCCACAAGCGGTAAAGGCACTTGAGTTAATTGCAGAAGAATTGCCACTTAAAAAAGCAGCAGCTATAGTTGCTGAGTTGTATGGTTATAAGAAGAATGCTTTGTATCAATTTGGATTAGCGCATTTGGAAAAATAA
- the tldD gene encoding metalloprotease TldD, with the protein MLNQVSNTLLTPSNLSTQTLLNIFDVMSHRNIDYADLYFQLSQDESWVLEDGIIKEGGFHIDRGVGVRAVSGEKTGFAYADQINLASLQQCAEAVKGIAQVKQGNLISPSAFNVVNPIARYAAINPLESLTKEKKIELLHLVDRTARAEDHRVTKVSASLSSVYEEVLIMATDGTLAADIRPLVRLSISVLVEENRKRERGSCGSGGRFSLDWFFEVIDGDIRAVRFAKEAVRQALVNLSAVAAPAGLMPVVLGAGWPGVLLHEAVGHGLEGDFNRKESSLFTGKIGEQVTSPLCTIVDDGTIKNRRGSLTIDDEGVPSQCNVLIKDGILQGYMQDKMNARLMGVAPTGNGRRESYAHLPMPRMTNTYMLAGQSQFDDLIASVKQGIYAPHFGGGQVDITSGKFVFSTSEAYLIEKGKITKPVKGATLIGSGIEVMQKISMVADKSELDLGIGVCGKEGQSVPVGVGQPALKIDEITVGGTN; encoded by the coding sequence ATGTTAAACCAAGTTTCAAATACATTACTCACACCAAGCAATCTTTCAACTCAAACATTACTCAATATTTTTGATGTTATGTCGCATCGCAATATTGATTATGCCGATCTGTATTTTCAACTTAGCCAAGATGAAAGTTGGGTATTAGAAGACGGCATTATAAAAGAAGGCGGTTTTCATATTGATCGTGGCGTTGGTGTGCGGGCAGTTTCTGGCGAGAAAACGGGGTTTGCTTATGCCGATCAAATTAATCTTGCTTCTTTGCAGCAATGTGCGGAGGCGGTAAAGGGGATCGCGCAAGTCAAACAGGGGAATTTGATTTCGCCATCCGCTTTTAATGTTGTAAATCCTATTGCTCGTTATGCGGCGATTAATCCTTTGGAAAGTTTGACTAAAGAGAAAAAAATTGAGCTATTACATTTGGTTGATCGTACAGCACGCGCAGAAGATCATCGTGTAACCAAGGTTTCAGCAAGCCTCAGTTCCGTTTATGAAGAAGTATTAATTATGGCGACAGATGGCACATTAGCCGCAGATATTCGTCCTTTAGTTCGCTTATCTATTTCTGTGTTAGTAGAGGAAAATAGAAAACGTGAACGAGGAAGTTGTGGTTCTGGTGGGCGTTTCAGTTTAGATTGGTTCTTTGAAGTGATTGATGGCGATATTAGAGCAGTACGATTTGCTAAAGAAGCGGTTCGTCAAGCCTTAGTAAACCTTAGTGCAGTTGCAGCACCTGCAGGATTAATGCCAGTTGTGTTAGGCGCAGGTTGGCCTGGTGTGCTGTTACACGAGGCTGTTGGGCATGGTTTAGAAGGCGATTTTAACCGTAAAGAAAGTTCACTTTTTACTGGTAAGATTGGCGAACAAGTAACTTCTCCATTATGTACAATTGTGGATGATGGCACGATTAAAAATCGTCGAGGTTCATTGACTATTGATGATGAAGGTGTACCAAGCCAGTGCAATGTACTCATCAAAGACGGGATTTTGCAAGGTTACATGCAAGATAAAATGAATGCCCGTTTGATGGGCGTTGCTCCAACAGGAAATGGACGACGTGAGTCTTACGCCCATTTACCAATGCCTAGAATGACTAACACCTATATGCTTGCTGGACAAAGTCAGTTTGATGATTTGATTGCTTCTGTAAAACAGGGGATTTATGCACCGCACTTTGGTGGAGGGCAAGTGGATATTACCTCTGGTAAATTTGTATTTTCCACTTCAGAAGCTTATTTAATTGAAAAAGGAAAAATCACGAAACCAGTTAAGGGTGCAACTTTAATTGGCAGTGGCATTGAAGTGATGCAAAAAATTTCTATGGTTGCAGATAAATCAGAGCTTGATTTAGGTATCGGGGTTTGTGGTAAAGAGGGACAAAGTGTACCTGTTGGCGTAGGACAGCCAGCACTAAAAATTGATGAAATTACTGTTGGTGGAACAAATTAA
- a CDS encoding NlpC/P60 family protein, which translates to MLKRILVIIGLAVLATACSNVPRTVSHQVISENDDIQLTGLINNLEKDNRTGIFHKVRTNRSSALMGDKALASVYNEWVGTRYRMGGTTKRGIDCSAFMQTTFSEVFGIELPRSTAEQRHLGRKINKSELKKGDLVFFRKNNHVGVYIGNNQFMHVSTGQGVTISSLDEKYWARTYTQSRRIM; encoded by the coding sequence ATGTTGAAAAGAATTTTAGTTATTATTGGTTTAGCTGTATTAGCAACCGCTTGTTCTAATGTACCACGAACGGTAAGTCATCAGGTTATTTCAGAAAATGATGATATTCAATTAACTGGTTTAATTAATAATTTAGAAAAAGATAATCGAACAGGCATTTTTCACAAAGTGAGAACAAACCGTTCCTCTGCTTTGATGGGCGATAAGGCTCTAGCCAGTGTTTATAATGAATGGGTTGGCACTCGCTATCGTATGGGCGGTACGACTAAACGTGGTATTGATTGTTCAGCATTTATGCAAACTACTTTTTCTGAAGTTTTTGGTATTGAATTGCCTCGTTCTACGGCTGAACAGCGTCATTTAGGTAGAAAAATTAATAAATCAGAACTTAAAAAAGGCGATTTAGTTTTCTTCCGTAAAAATAATCACGTTGGTGTTTATATTGGTAATAACCAATTTATGCACGTAAGTACAGGGCAAGGCGTGACAATAAGTTCCCTTGATGAAAAATATTGGGCTAGAACCTACACTCAATCGCGTCGAATTATGTAA